The stretch of DNA ccacgctagatatgaggtacagactaggggggcgttgctgattaatggtcagctgcatcccaataggaagtatcccgtgtcggacacaggtacagatcattgaggacagcaacatcacaattacgaaaacacttgtaatactaacctcgagccaaccgcgagtaatcggttacatattactaacatagataataagaaaaattgtattgaactcccggccccgtgaggctaacgccatatgagcctttataaaaatatatattttggaaaaaaaaaatacgccacaaccaccgctcttgtagcgtaaagttgtaaacagagcgatcggcagtgagaggcattggaaccaaccgttatttggttaggtgtcagaaacaaaagagtgagtatcactattgaatatttggatctcacgtgccgtgagaggaattgagtgactatggtccagtgttgtaaacggtcgacatttctctcaatcatcacatactgcccttgctcaagagttacggctcaatatgtattgcgaatgtaaccaagaatgcattgctcggttctaacagtcacatcagaaataaacgcacagccgcaaacacgactatcaattgaacgtttatatgttttctctttctgtcgaccgtacccagaagagcgatgaaaatatgctatttccattctaccattcgtgctaataaccatccctcaattccggctaatatgactgtagttttaatgtcatttgacattaaaactgcagtggcgatctaaaggtggccgtacactgtttgcccagaggtcaaatatttgttattgacgtaggactacgtctaaccggaagatatagggggtgaaatggaaatctaggcactgaacaagtaggaaaaaatgcaagatttggaacgcttataactcgagcatttctcaatagatcgcaaaggtttttgcatcaattgataggaaatatatctacgcatctatcataacgaataacatttcatttttcttgagataaataatttaataattgtgaaatatcaagcattgtcaaaatgcactatgtgcccatttttgattggtccattttgtgctcctcaaatcgtaccgaccaaaacgggcaaccagagcagcagcaaaatagaatgaagcacgattggaaaggaaaaagaaaaaaatgaacgagacattggtcgcagtctcacacatgcgtaattctcgagccagccagtcagcttaaaaatccccgctccgctgccgtaacgatcattctttgtgtggacaccgactggacaacatcgttgctggacgggctggacggcgagggatcgagtgcctttctcaaggcaagagggcggaggtggtagcgctggagtaaagtagagtagagttttcaaagggcctttctcaaggctagagacgaatgaacttcaaaagtttaaagtctgtattatacaataccttccttccttccgtaacgatcattctcattcaaaccgtacaccacatcggttcgcatcacaacacatcaacaaaccaacccaagcagccatgtctggacatggtaaaggaggaaaagtgaagggaaaggcaaaatcccgctcgaaccgtgttgatctggacttccccgcaagggtagctaggccgagcgcgttagtaccagtgcaccagtccacctagccggcgttatatagtttcggccgccgaagtgatcgagttagctggcaaagctgctcgcgacgataagaaaacccgcattcggaacagaacacattcggttcggtggacatcaagacaacaacaggcagttgcagcgagtggcgagtggcaaacgcaatcgcaaaacggcagctggtagcagaagaaaaaagtttgttctttttacaatctgctttggtggcaaatccagaacaaggcgacatcgagggcgttcgaaatgggttttttcaaaaccacgagtactaagttttctaaattggaaccattccataaaacaaggcgcttttcagggccattaaaccttccaaaaaagagtttaggaaatacagttcaatgctttctaaaacaatatccaaaataataataaaacacaaattgattttttcataatttgtttgccaggatatgatgagtatgtgaatttggcagttgttttgagcttattgattttcaccaattcttaaattgcttctagattgaaagtacagtaatttacacttatctcgacatttagctaattagacggacctgtaatgcgacatatttagttggacatttttgtaaacatagagttcggggtccaaattatgaccccacattaaaagtcgacactgtaccactgtcatcgcaaatgttcaattacaggttaaaattacctccaatccgatactgagtggtggtaatgcgacgtgccattgaatgtaatttactgtaaaatatgtcacaagctggatgggaagaaattttccaactgtgaaagctgtagcgagtggcaaatgcaatcgctaaacagaaaggtttagccgagcaagatggggatatcgagtgataacaaaacaataagctctttagattgaagataattttgtgatcctgaaaaggaccctgttTAGCCTgcgtgtgaatccaacgagcgaacaaatcgtaatgaatgtatttttttgccatcgctcccttttaacgctcattcgttcgtctcgttggactcgcccctctggctgagtctgccgatttgtctctatcctgtgagtgtgtaccgctagagtataaaacacgcggaccccaaaaaaatattttattttctttcaaaccgtaaacccgtgtggttgtacggcatcggcatcgtggacgtaacaaaggaggacaagttaagggaaaggcaaagtctcactcgaaccgtgcaggtctccagttccctgttggtcgcattcactgattgctccgcaagggtaactaggccgaacggattggtgccggagcaccagtatacctaacagcgattatagagtttcggccgtcggagtgctcgagttggcttgcaaagctgctcacgacaatcagaaaacccgcatcaagaacagagcagcttcggttcggcgctcatcaaggcaacaattagtttcagtgagtggcaaagtgtttctccggcacgtcgcattaaatgtaatttactgaacaacatgtcacaagctggatgggaagaaattttccaacagtgaaagctgtggcgagtggcaaatgcaatcgctaaacagaaaggtttagccgaacaagatggaaatatcgagtgataacaaaacaataaactctttagattgaagataattttgtgatcctgaaaaggaccctttttagcctgtatgtgaatccaacgagcgaacaaatcgtaatgaatgtattttttgccatcgctcccttttaacgctcattcgttcgtctcgttggactcgcccctctggctgagtctgccgatttgtctctatcctgtgagtgtgtaccgctagagtataaaacacgcggaccccaaaaaaatattttattttctttcaaaccgtaaacccgtgtggttgtacggcatcggcatcgtggacgtaacaaaggaggacaagttaagggaaaggcaaagtctcactcgaaccgtgcaggtctccagttccctgttggtcgcattcactgattgctccgcaagggtaactaggccgaacggattggtgccggagcaccagtatacctaacagcgattatagagtttcggccgtctgagtgctcgagttggcttgcaaagctgctcacgacaatcagaaaacccgcatcaagaacagagcagcttcggttcggcgctcatcaaggcaacaattagtttcagtgagtggcaaagtgtttctccggcacgtcacattaaatgtaatttactgaacaacatgtcacaagctggatgggaagaaattttccaactgtgaaagctgtggcgagtggcaaacgcaatagctaaacaggaaggtttaaccgaacaagatggggatatcgagtgataacaaaaacacaacaccaaaggttcttttcagaaccatcaacatattcataaagagtaaacagtaaactaatccatttttcaggtagataggtaggtattcacgtaggagaagaaaataaaacaatgtatttaaaatatatatttaacaaaagctgtcccctttgtatagtcctacgtcactccggttatgtccccgacattacccacccgtcttttttttgacagataaggtttgatttgatatttgtacaaacactattttgtctgccactcttcaattttcaatagtagtaaacaataccaaacaccgaacatggaaaaaatcaactgaaatattcaaggtaacctaaccatgtttcgacaggttcgaagaacagactgaaaaaaatattttaggcatccaataattgattatttgcttgtcgtgttttgtgtagaatatatttgatcagtacacgttgaccaaattttatctgtcaaaaagagtcaaatatttggcttcggtcaaacagtgtatgagcaccctaatgtataggacgaaaaaaagccgaaatgtcatatgacatttttagttcgacggttgtttgactgttcattttatgatgttcattaatgacacagcacatacgtctccatgaacagtcatacgatggtgaccattagcaacactgctatggtcagcttttttgtgacattgacggtgatggattgcagctctgctCTTATgttggacaattttttttagtgagTTCTGTAGAGATCGTCATTCGCTTCGACCTCTTAGATGTCAGAAGGTGCAATGTCCGGAccaagatgctgaactataggtgtttcgttcatgacactttcaggacatgacgtgaaacgagtagcgagacgtaactttcagaattatttactttttgtttgggtgtgtggttatgatttcaatgtcaactcgctaaggaaaataattgaaggaaaaaataagcaaatatatattcgtggaatataatgcacaacctccttttgctctagccaattacttgtaacggccctttccggatctccttcccggtatatgcacagcattctcctcctacctgagcgaaatcagtggagccacaatcagcgttattttttgtcaccatcgccgtaagctgatagtactcttttccccgccgatgggagccaaacagaagtacattttgcttggaaagaaaggcgaaaagatatactaaaacatccttctgcactgttatgattcgacaataaagcgcgagcagctattttgccaacaaatgcatttgtcaccaaaagatacgacttgttttgtaaacaaatttgttttttcacgagcaatggccgaacagcaattttgacattgcggtccacctataataCAACGCCTTGGTCCGgaccaaggcgcttgtataaatgtataacaggtgaagcaacatcatcacttcaataagaaggggattacggtttgtggagcgggagttgtttgttttgttattgctaggatacgccatttttgcattttcacatgcgagagtagtggatgaactggatgagaattaaattctacaaaatcatttcttctttttcacataaattcgcgaaagccgaacatagtaggcatcgttcgaataagcgtcgtggcAGTTTTTAGAGAGCCACCGGcaactgtttgtaaacaataccgacagcaattccaatatggctgaaagtgcatttcatatgattgtttcacctggtatatatagaggcgccttggtccggactatacgatgGATACATCAAAACTTCCCAAACAAGTTCCTCCAATTTTAGCTGCGTCATCGAAGATGTGTGATGCTGCGTTATCATCATGGAAGACAACACCTTTTCTATTGATCATCTGTGGTCGTTTTTGATCGCTTCGTGTAATCTATTCAGTTGTGAACAGTAGAGCTCTGATTTGATCGTGAGGCCATGTGGTAGCTCTTCATAATGAACGACTCCCTTCCAATCTCACCATACACACAGCATCATCTTCAATAATAAAGACTTTGCTTGTGGTGGTAAGTTTACTTCATGTGGTACCTGCTTACTTGATGATTGTTTCAGCCTTATTCCTCACCGTGGCGTAGTGGTACTCTACCATATTTTagaggggccacaaacacgtgttagtaatactgcaaaaaataaaaataaaaagggtGGTTTCCAtggcacgaccgcattgttaacgtagaactacgaaattataaatTCAGGAATGATAATCTTTAGTACAAACTTTCGATAACATTGACAGAATAGATGGTTTCACTAAGTGGGGGTGCGAAAGTTTCGCAAAGCAATCAAACACCAATTTGAGCAGATCTTCAAATTAACTCTCTGAATCAAAatttactgttgattgctcgctgccCAGAGTGACACTAAAACACTGAAATTACTGGAaatccaaaaactttttcaggaTCTCTTGCAAAAACTACATTTCCATGGTTTCAAAATATAACGTTACTTTTAATCCGGGAGCAATGCTCGCGAAAATTATTTGATCGTTCATAAAAAGTTACTaataagtcattcacgatttatgaGTTATCCTGCTAGCTCCAGATGGTAGCGGCAGCGAGGCTTTTCAaatagcctttctcaaggccgagcgTTTAGTTAAGTGTCGTGTCTGGAGAAGCAATCCTCCGCCTTCGCAAGAGAGTTTGCGCAGTGCTCACGTTTTCTACGGCGACGAAGTCTCTTTTCGCCAGTCTCACCTCTCTGTATCCCTTCTCGTTCTGACGGTCACATTTGCAGCTGCCAACCTCTGGCCAGGTACTCACCGTCCGTCACACTCTGGCATTCCACATAAAATCACTCTCTACGTCGCGCCCAACATTTCTCGCGTTGTTGGGCTGACCGTGTCGTGGATGTGCTTCCACTGCTCGTTCTTTGCCCAACCTGTTCATTAACCCACTCGTGAACTTTTCGAGAGTACTCCTCAGTAAATCCTTCAGTTtgcacacccaaactagcgttggctgaaaacattttatcttcagcagaaaaaatgatttttcgtgtgctgaaggatgaaatgaacaaataaaagcatcttTTTCAAAAGCTATACTATATGGGTACTATATGAGCTGAAaagtacatgtacatatgtttatgtttctataaactgtaaattacacagtagttagtagtagccatttaggcgttaagttttctgttccattacattatggtaaattacacagtagtagccatttcggcgtaagggtattctttctgttcttccattgttcagcagaccgtacagcggagacagttgatattgatcattgttgggttatttatagaacagcagcccgatgtttcttgcagagcagagcagttgtatggatgaatcgatctagttTCGACCATGGAtcgttctccatcgctgatgatgtttgcgtggacgtagttattcaataacaacacaaagatggtcaattgagggtcctgagtttgaactcatgaccgatcgcttagttagcgaacgcgtaaccaagtggctacgaagacccccaagctaatgacagatgaacctctcgaaaagaatcttgttcattgttagtagcgccatctgttgaaaaatcacagatcttttcagtccatgtagtatgtatgggagcagacatctctttttcTCAAACTGAACGTTAACTTTTTgtttgtaccaaaaaaaagtccaaacgatgtcaacggggatcgaagcAATGTCGGCTGTAATataaggctgttttacacgaccacgctatccacatagctactgtTGCTGTtccataaatgcgtgataatactacatctcattataaaatgaagttgggaagtgttttccgAGAGTGACaaagagagcataaacgtgaatctatatctttCTTGGTCTAAGCCgtgtatgcgaaaagcttttaTGCGtgtttatttgcaatgtgtcaaATCACATAGTGCTGTCCCTTATGTAATCCCTACTAAAAATACTCCAGAATCTTTCCACTAGAGCCTATTGAAATTGGACCTGAAAAGTTGGAAAAATTACTCTAACAGTAAGGAAAATTGCTTATGTTAGTGATACTGAAAACAATGATCATAACGTTGAACACAAATGTCGCTCGATTTGTATCGACGTTCCTGATTACAAATTAGGATATAAATCATAAATATCGTAACCTTACATCGAAAACGGGTGAAACCAGGTACCTCGAATGGCTTCAATTGCTCAGGAAAGAGATTGAGTCGTTGACAACCAACCTTGGCAGAATTATTTATATCAACACGTTTCATTACCTTCCACCAAGTAAGTAAAATTACCAAACCTCAACGACCAAACGATTTCCTCCGgcagtgaaattgaaaatatctgCCAGGCTCACAATACATTACAGGTTGCATTTCCTCCCAATAATGGCTCCTGAAAAAACGCGAAAAAATAATTACCAGACACTATTTTCGATAACGATTTTTTAACCACTTAAGAAAACTCGTTACACCTTAACATAGAATATTTATTTGATACGAAGAAAAAGATTTTCATAGATAATTTGGTTCCTGAAGATGTGTTTATTTTTCCCACCGTGTCATTTTATACagcaaaaaaaatacgtttctaACGTTGCTCATTTATACATTTCAACCTAATTAGCTCAGCAAAACATTCAACTTTTGTTTAATGCtcaccatttaaaaaaatattttttttattcttgttACCTTGTTCAAATCCACCACTTTTTACTTTtcgttttgtttatatttgcttcATATAAACTCGCTGCCAAACTCAGCTTCGATGTCCCGAATTGGAATTTCCTTTTTCAATTGGAATTCGTACGACAGCAATGAGCATCGCGTTCCGTTGTTATGAAACGAGaatgattttcagatggaataagcatagtttcaaataaaaattctaGATGCTCGATGCTCAGTGTTCCGTCCGCGAAACGAACGGAAAAGGAAAACAACTCGCTTCGTTAGCCACgccctttttttatttcatcgcgGTGCACTTGCACAAGTGTATGGGTATAAAAATAGCCACCCGACCGCGCGGAGGCAAGTCGAATCTCAACCATCAAGCAATACACATCAAGTTCAGTATAAGCAACAAGAAATTTCAATCCAATAGTCGAACCAGCAACAAGGAGCAAGAGTGCAACAGCTAATTGGCAAGAACATCAGGCAGTATTGCATCATCACGGAGTGGCGAAATAAGAACATCAACAACGTAGCTTCAACATTGATAGCAGCAATTGTCACCACCAGCAATGGTGGCTAGGTTTCATTCCAAATCAATTACACATCATCTGTACAACAATTGTGAATATCTTGTAAATTAGTATTAAACAGAGAAAATGAATACAGTGTAAATAGTTTTGAACACCATGCTTTCACTCTGCGCTACTGCAACTCGCATCCCATAAAAAGTTTTCTTAAACCATTCCGAAAGAGTTTacatgctcttttcagagcATGGAGCGGAGCCACAAGGGGCTCCCACCCGGAAGAGGAAAGCGTGAGGAACGTAAGGTCTCAAACCATGTAGTGTGGGGTCCCTTTCCCTTTTGGTTATCCGTTTAAACCTAGCGGCGCATTTTGAAACCGATCCCGTCGAACCGAATAATGGAGGAAGCCTAAATCTTCGTGGTACGAACGTCGTTGTCGTCTCCATTGGTAATTCAGAATTCAGTTACACGGGAGCCAGATCCGTTTTGTGATCGATTCGATTCACAACATGCTTTAAACTGTCCACACAAAGTAAGTATAGATATGCAAACAGAAAAACTAATAAGGACTATAAAGACAAATTATGCGATAAATAAATTTCATTCACTAACAAGAAGAAACACTCCTTTcccgaaaaataaaataaaagtagaTACAAAGAAGGAGTCAGATAGAAGTAGAAAACCGAATATAACAAGTCGAAAGTGAATAAAAAACTTGTCTCAGAATTTATCCGGAGGAACACCGCAAATATGAATCCTGCATCAATcaatctgagcactccataacaattcatcacaatgaataaaataatatattgtaTGAAGGGGGAATTTccgctcccaccgaaatgtgttccctaagagagacatcaaaaccaagctgcccaaGCTGCATCAAACCAAGCTGTCAATCGAAATTGCACTATAAACTATTGAatcgttagatttaaagtctccgtaaacaaaggaaaacaagaagaacattgcaaatatatggaagtcgggggcattttcacATTGCAAgttaggtgagtgatacgattatttcttgcaaataaaatttaaatttggaactttaatgttggttgcttcgtgaaatttcatatcaatggccgatcatgtattgtggaACAtgtagcacaagtgtaagtgtaaaattgtatgtggtagcagttgtggtaaaaatgatttgaaatttgaaacgatttatttcaattttcataaataaaaaccaatgtgtgttcccgctcaAAAACGGATCGTCCGGCTgatgctgtctgttttgttgtgttcatttgcaCCTAAGGAAAGTTCATATGgcgagaaaaatcagaaaagtaaaggaatattcgaaaaagtaatttcccatatgctctacatatcgtattaggtgctgttagtccaattaaaattcccattgaggcatatagcatcgtgttatgttgggtttgaagcgaaaatggaaatgggttgaataattaaacactcagaagtaaaaattataacagaaaattaacttttctatttcaaatatgttttctctataataaagcaacatgtttttttcaggtgaaaaaatttgataattgtgttcgataatgataattatcttatattacattagagatttttttcttctttactTCATCCATATATAACGCTAAGGCCACAGATGGCGGCtttcattcatttttctcattccacttcggcatcttctatagtaatatgcaccatccaacgactaattaCCATCCTTCTCTCATCATCACTGGGTTGTAAACAatgatggagtgaacaaacaatacccaacattCAAACAAATTCCTAATCAGTTTCAAAGAtttaattgtaatgtaatgtaattattcaaacatatcaaaaatctGCAAGCAACAAAtaatctaacggaatcctacgtcaattatgcggtcgtgtctcggacacaacccttctgtgatattttctgtatttcggAACAAATAAACGTTAACTGATTCATTTCTtaaaataaaatgttgttttcatgtGCACTTAATGAAGCTTTCTTCAAATTCTACATTGTAGATATTCAAAATCAAGAAATAGTCGTCAAAAATATGTTAGCTCGGTTATATTAAACTTGTCCTTACTTTGCGAGAGCATACCTAGATCACAAGAAAAgtttaaatatatttataaacaATCCTAAGGTCAGTCATGGAGTACCTACGAACTTAGAAGTTCATTGAATGGTCTCACCCCAGTGGTGAAGCAAAACGAAAGCGGATAGTGAAACAACTTGTAGAACATCAGAAAACGCGGATGCTACAATTCTTGATGTCACGAATTAGTCAGCattgtgtcaaaaaaaaaacaataacacaAATGATATGCAAGTTCGTTGCACTCACTTCTTTCCAACTAACCGCTGATAAACCTTCGCTTTGTTGACTTCGGAACTTCCTACTCCCCGTTTTGGAGTtaaactaaataaataaactcaaaaacttgttttcggGGTAAACCTACTATTTTTTTCGTTGCGAACCACAGATAATAGCCTTCGACCACACATCGAATGCATATCACGTTGCCACTTGTTGGAACCAGTTCAAATGCTAATTAAAAATGCAAACAGCATCAGAATGAAAAATTCACGCATTGAAGCAGCTGAGCTGAACCACACAGCAAACCTTCCCCGTCTGCAAGTGCCATTAGGTGACCATCTTCGAGAGGCTATTAAACTCATTGCTCAAATGCATGGGTGTCTTCATGGAAGTTTCCTAACCAGTAAGTTCTTGCTGTAAGGACCGGTAACTTCTTTCACAACAATCAGCGTAAGACGTGTGTAATGTTCCGAATCaacttaaaattcatttcgcatATTTTATTTGCATCATCATATCACATTCGTCATCCGAAGCTTGGAGGGCAACAACaagaattaaaataaataaataccacCGATTTGTTTCAACTGTGTGCTTTGAGCACCGCGGGCTTTCCCAGGAGCGATTGCCATGCAGCGCGTCATTATCACAACAATCTCTTGCGTGGCATTGTAGGCGTGTGTATCTCTGTACTGCTCGTGGTTTGTAGGGCGGCTTATTATTCAGATGTTATTTTGACCGTTGAAGGCCGTTTTGCTCGTAGCCATAGGCGTCGAGGGCTGAGAATGAGAACAGGATGAGGTGACGATACGTTCAGCACAAAACAGGTTATACTCACTATCGAAATATTTGTCATAAAGTTGCAAAAAATTTCCAAGCAGATGCCCATCGTACTCGGGTGCTGCCAGCGTTCCTCCATACTTTGGCCACAGGCAGCAGGGGTTGATGAGTCGAGGGGTGAGCGATTCCCAGTCTTTGTTGTGGAAGTGAATCTAGGAAGAGGAAGAATTTTTGCTACGATTCTGAACCTAACTGATTTGATGGACACTTACCTTATCGCGCAGCTCTTTCGTGATGAACGGTTTGAATATGGCAAACAGGATATTAACCAGTTTTGAATTGTTTACAACGTGAACCGACCGCAATCGAAAAGGGCAAGCCTTTTGGATCCACTCGAGAATCATGCGGGCATGCTTGGGGCTATTCTGTGCGATTTGAGACATCGAGAGGCCTTCCGTATCGAAGATGACCTTCACGCCGCACAGCTGCGTTTCCGGATCGAGTAGGGCGCATTCCACCGACATGCGGATCGCCGCGATCAGCTCGATGATCGAAACCTTCGAGGTGtcccatttttctgaaaaacaatacaatgtttgttttgtttttattgttttatttatcGTTTCCGAGTGAATGTTATTGGATGTTGATGATTCCTTTTTATCACAACGTACTATAACCTTGTTGTCGTAATGACTGCAATTAGTTTTCAGTTACCTGAACTTTTATTTCTGAAATGTACAAAGTTAACCTCCAAAT from Toxorhynchites rutilus septentrionalis strain SRP chromosome 3, ASM2978413v1, whole genome shotgun sequence encodes:
- the LOC129779286 gene encoding alpha-tocopherol transfer protein-like, whose translation is MSIKHNEQNYPYIDLGNDFKIYVQADEYTDPQLKAKAEQELNETPENVERSLAQLRELLKAEKGLYVPTESDSFLVKYLRPCCYDPQKAFQMIQATYRLKDKGEEYYKNTPNPSSVRHVFDSGMVWFMPEKDADGAVICVIEVGKKWDTSKVSIIELIAAIRMSVECALLDPETQLCGVKVIFDTEGLSMSQIAQNSPKHARMILEWIQKACPFRLRSVHVVNNSKLVNILFAIFKPFITKELRDKIHFHNKDWESLTPRLINPCCLWPKYGGTLAAPEYDGHLLGNFLQLYDKYFDTLDAYGYEQNGLQRSK